A region from the Acyrthosiphon pisum isolate AL4f chromosome A1, pea_aphid_22Mar2018_4r6ur, whole genome shotgun sequence genome encodes:
- the LOC100166277 gene encoding transmembrane protein 62 isoform X2 codes for MNLTNRLIWFLQISDLHLSVFHDWERVTELKEFCELTLDTIKPSAVLASGDLTDAKKKDGIGSTQYEGEWLAYHNVLTSGKVSEKTKWLDIRGNHDSFDVNNLESPKNFYRKYSEQGQSHPRSYKYKVTNHAGMSLNMIAVDACLDPGPKRPFNFIGNLDEPEILQLQSLANNTKDPIVWFGHYPTSCIFTSGSKTVRSIIGENPMSVVYLCGHLHTLGGLVPQMYTMQNEGFAELELADWKDGRAFRLIAFDQGSFSFIDIRHGQWPIILVTNPKIPWLTIRNMETEEDRKANIKYIRILAFSVDPIKHVLVKIDKEYKWRNCSHVEGSPLYIIEWNYNAYSSGLHTLNVRVEDIQGRKHEINHPFSLDNSKPGLKLFSQWPLNVYFPDVLLMMFVIASLANLLPLIVYRFISKCTKYRIIYNAKLSLIKRYSRKMILLSSVNRIFYTLLLFYIYLCIGPWAVGELVTDLIGWVFPWGIYVKGKLIQDSFIYAYGFGQILTFQLPLNCILSHRLDKRMQSLPNTQYTFVTSPYIYVDMIFFFLIIWQIVCCLWFFGAYGWIATIFGPLKTWSIFIALWLWNETRRITINEIRYATGVMEKLNTN; via the exons ATGAATCTTACAAATAGACTGATTTGGTTCCTACAG atttcaGATTTACATCTTAGTGTTTTCCACGATTGGGAACGAGTAACTGAGCTCAAAGAATTTTGTGAATTAACTTTGGATACCATTAAACCTTCAGCTGTATTAGCGAGTG GAGATCTAACCGATGCTAAAAAAAAAGATGGTATTGGATCAACACAGTATGAAGGAGAATGGTTAGCATACCACAATGTATTAACATCTGGGAAAGTGTCTGAAAAAACTAAATGGTTAGACATTCGTGGAAATCATG atagtttTGATGTAAACAATTTAGAATCTCCAAAAAATTTTTACCGAAAATATTCTGAACAAGGCCAGTCTCATCCACGATCATATAAATACAAAGTTACAAATCATGCCGGAATGAGTCTTAATATGATTGCAGTTGATGCTTGCTTGGATCCAGGACCAAAAAgaccatttaattttattggaaaCTTGGATGAACCTGAAATTCTTCAATTGCAGTCTTTAGCAAATAATACCAAAGATCCTATTGTATGGTTTGGACATTACCCAACTTCATGCATATTTACATCAGGAAGTAAAACT GTAAGGTCCATTATAGGTGAAAATCCAATGTCTGTTGTATACTTATGTGGTCATTTGCATACATTAGGTGGTTTGGTGCCACAAATGTATACAATGCAAAACGAAGGTTTTGCAGAGTTAGAACTAGCTGACTGGAAAGATGGAAGAGC GTTTAGATTAATAGCATTTGATCAAGGgtcattttcatttattgacATACGTCATGGTCAATGGCCAATTATATTAGTCACTAATCCAAAAATACCTTGGCTTACTATACGAAATATGGAAACTGAAGAAGATCGAAaagctaatattaaatatataag aatattagcCTTTTCTGTTGATCCTATCAAACATGTATTAGTAAAAATAGATAAGGAATATAAATGGAGAAATTGTAGTCATGTGGAAGGTAGTCCTCTTTATATAATTGAATGGAATTATAATGCATACTCAAGTGGATTGCATACATTAAat gtTAGAGTAGAAGATATTCAAGGACGTAAACATGAAATTAACCATCCTTTTTCATTAGACAATTCTAAACCGggactaaaattattttcacaatgGCCACTTAATGTTTATTTTCCTGATGTG TTACTTATGATGTTTGTGATTGCATCTTTGGCTAACCTGTTGCCGCTTATAGTTTATCGATTTATTAGCAAATGCACAAAAT atagaaTCATCTATAATGCAAAATTATCACTGATCAAGAGATACtcaagaaaaatgattttattgtcAAGTGTGAAtcgtatattttacacattgcttttattttacatttatctgtgtatag GTCCATGGGCTGTTGGAGAACTTGTAACCGACTTGATTGGTTGGGTCTTTCCATGGGGCATTTATGTCAAGGGAAAACTAATACAGGATTCTTTTATATATGCATATGGTTTTGGACAA atcTTAACTTTTCAATTGCCTCTTAATTGTATACTTAGTCACCGACTTgataaaag aatgcaATCATTACCAAATACCCAATACACATTTGTCACTTCACCATATATTTATGTggatatgatttttttctttctgaTAATTTGGCAAATTGTGTGTTGTCTATGGTTTTTTGGAGCATATGGTTGGATAGCTACTATATTTGGTCCATTAAAAACATGGTCAATATTTATTGCACTTTGGCTTTGGAATGAAACACGAAGAATTACTATAAACGAGATACGATATGCAACAG GAGTAATGgaaaaactaaatacaaattaa
- the LOC100168650 gene encoding magnesium transporter NIPA2 produces the protein MDKDEPIRLYDMTDYYIGLGLALSSSGFIGASFIIKKKALVQISLGSGRRAANGGYGYLSNWLWWFGLSMMGFGEVFNFAAYAFAPASVVTPLGALSVIVAAILSSKYLNEQLNLLAKIGCFMCIIGSTVMVIHSPKEETVDSLEDLLQKLTEPGFIIYTSIMLIIIFSIFFYFGPRYGSSNVIVYVIMCSTSGSLTVMWCKGLGLAIRETIAGTSEFTNWLTYMFIVLLITFVCIQMNYLNKALDTFNTSVVTPVYYVMFTTLVITASAILFKEWEHLQLNDIIGIICGFLITVTAIFMLNTFRDVDMSRSHFAWRTRQPITRKSTVEENAQTSALIKNNTQYGTRNV, from the exons ATGGACAAGGATGAACCAATTCGATTGTATGATATGACCGATTATTATATTGGTCTTGGACTTGCTTTGTCTTCGAGCGGTTTTAttg GAGCAAGTttcattataaagaaaaaagcTCTTGTTCAAATATCATTAGGAAGTGGACGCAGAGCAGCTAATGGTGGATATGGATATTTAAGTAATTGGTTATGGTGGTTTGGATTATCTATGa tgggCTTTGGAGAAGTATTTAACTTTGCTGCTTATGCTTTTGCCCCAGCTTCAGTGGTTACGCCACTAGGTGCACTTAGTGTCATTGTTGCAGCAATATTATCTTCGAAGTATTTAAATGAACAGCTTAATTTATTGGCAAAg ATTGGTTGCTTTATGTGTATAATTGGTTCAACGGTGATGGTAATTCATTCTCCAAAAGAAGAAACCGTTGACTCCCTAGAAGATTTATTACAGAAACTTACAGAACCTG GCTTCATCATATATACTAGCATaatgttgattataattttctcAATATTCTTCTATTTTGGTCCACGATATGGTTCATCAAATGTTATAGTTTATGTTATAATGTGTTCAACTAGTGGTTCATTAACTGTTATGTGGTGTAAAGGACTTGGACTTGCTATAAGAGAAACAATAGCAG GTACAAGTGAATTCACGAATTGGTTAACTTATATGTTTATCGTCTTGCTGATTACATTTGTGTGTATACAAATGAACTATTTGAACAAAGCTTTAGACACTTTCAACACAAGTGTAGTTACACCtgtttattatgttatgtttacaACTCTTGTAATAACAGCCTCGGCAATATTATTCAAGGAATGGGAACACCTGCAACTAAAT gATATTATTGGCATAATTTGTGGATTCCTTATAACTGTGACTGCAATATTTATGTTGAATACATTCCGAGATGTGGATATGTCACGCAGTCATTTTGCATGGCGGACTCGTCAACCAATTACAAGGAAGTCTACAGTTGAAGAAAATGCTCAAACTTCTGcccttattaaaaataatacacaatatggTACAAGGAATGTTTGA
- the LOC100166277 gene encoding transmembrane protein 62 isoform X1, whose amino-acid sequence MNLTNRLIWFLQISDLHLSVFHDWERVTELKEFCELTLDTIKPSAVLASGDLTDAKKKDGIGSTQYEGEWLAYHNVLTSGKVSEKTKWLDIRGNHDSFDVNNLESPKNFYRKYSEQGQSHPRSYKYKVTNHAGMSLNMIAVDACLDPGPKRPFNFIGNLDEPEILQLQSLANNTKDPIVWFGHYPTSCIFTSGSKTVRSIIGENPMSVVYLCGHLHTLGGLVPQMYTMQNEGFAELELADWKDGRAFRLIAFDQGSFSFIDIRHGQWPIILVTNPKIPWLTIRNMETEEDRKANIKYIRILAFSVDPIKHVLVKIDKEYKWRNCSHVEGSPLYIIEWNYNAYSSGLHTLNVRVEDIQGRKHEINHPFSLDNSKPGLKLFSQWPLNVYFPDVVFLQLLMMFVIASLANLLPLIVYRFISKCTKYRIIYNAKLSLIKRYSRKMILLSSVNRIFYTLLLFYIYLCIGPWAVGELVTDLIGWVFPWGIYVKGKLIQDSFIYAYGFGQILTFQLPLNCILSHRLDKRMQSLPNTQYTFVTSPYIYVDMIFFFLIIWQIVCCLWFFGAYGWIATIFGPLKTWSIFIALWLWNETRRITINEIRYATGVMEKLNTN is encoded by the exons ATGAATCTTACAAATAGACTGATTTGGTTCCTACAG atttcaGATTTACATCTTAGTGTTTTCCACGATTGGGAACGAGTAACTGAGCTCAAAGAATTTTGTGAATTAACTTTGGATACCATTAAACCTTCAGCTGTATTAGCGAGTG GAGATCTAACCGATGCTAAAAAAAAAGATGGTATTGGATCAACACAGTATGAAGGAGAATGGTTAGCATACCACAATGTATTAACATCTGGGAAAGTGTCTGAAAAAACTAAATGGTTAGACATTCGTGGAAATCATG atagtttTGATGTAAACAATTTAGAATCTCCAAAAAATTTTTACCGAAAATATTCTGAACAAGGCCAGTCTCATCCACGATCATATAAATACAAAGTTACAAATCATGCCGGAATGAGTCTTAATATGATTGCAGTTGATGCTTGCTTGGATCCAGGACCAAAAAgaccatttaattttattggaaaCTTGGATGAACCTGAAATTCTTCAATTGCAGTCTTTAGCAAATAATACCAAAGATCCTATTGTATGGTTTGGACATTACCCAACTTCATGCATATTTACATCAGGAAGTAAAACT GTAAGGTCCATTATAGGTGAAAATCCAATGTCTGTTGTATACTTATGTGGTCATTTGCATACATTAGGTGGTTTGGTGCCACAAATGTATACAATGCAAAACGAAGGTTTTGCAGAGTTAGAACTAGCTGACTGGAAAGATGGAAGAGC GTTTAGATTAATAGCATTTGATCAAGGgtcattttcatttattgacATACGTCATGGTCAATGGCCAATTATATTAGTCACTAATCCAAAAATACCTTGGCTTACTATACGAAATATGGAAACTGAAGAAGATCGAAaagctaatattaaatatataag aatattagcCTTTTCTGTTGATCCTATCAAACATGTATTAGTAAAAATAGATAAGGAATATAAATGGAGAAATTGTAGTCATGTGGAAGGTAGTCCTCTTTATATAATTGAATGGAATTATAATGCATACTCAAGTGGATTGCATACATTAAat gtTAGAGTAGAAGATATTCAAGGACGTAAACATGAAATTAACCATCCTTTTTCATTAGACAATTCTAAACCGggactaaaattattttcacaatgGCCACTTAATGTTTATTTTCCTGATGTG gtgTTTTTGCAGTTACTTATGATGTTTGTGATTGCATCTTTGGCTAACCTGTTGCCGCTTATAGTTTATCGATTTATTAGCAAATGCACAAAAT atagaaTCATCTATAATGCAAAATTATCACTGATCAAGAGATACtcaagaaaaatgattttattgtcAAGTGTGAAtcgtatattttacacattgcttttattttacatttatctgtgtatag GTCCATGGGCTGTTGGAGAACTTGTAACCGACTTGATTGGTTGGGTCTTTCCATGGGGCATTTATGTCAAGGGAAAACTAATACAGGATTCTTTTATATATGCATATGGTTTTGGACAA atcTTAACTTTTCAATTGCCTCTTAATTGTATACTTAGTCACCGACTTgataaaag aatgcaATCATTACCAAATACCCAATACACATTTGTCACTTCACCATATATTTATGTggatatgatttttttctttctgaTAATTTGGCAAATTGTGTGTTGTCTATGGTTTTTTGGAGCATATGGTTGGATAGCTACTATATTTGGTCCATTAAAAACATGGTCAATATTTATTGCACTTTGGCTTTGGAATGAAACACGAAGAATTACTATAAACGAGATACGATATGCAACAG GAGTAATGgaaaaactaaatacaaattaa